From a region of the Octopus sinensis linkage group LG18, ASM634580v1, whole genome shotgun sequence genome:
- the LOC115221566 gene encoding uncharacterized protein LOC115221566 produces MRLFNATKANCSSARYSSCANSADKRCQKHGKMRQNYIRLFAIVFATLMFILSVIIATLAGNPKIHCGLFNQTIADVSRKYSSSITPASQTFFIWSIIYLWQVVWLLYGMSLICRRRSHHYLYVFPPILSTTFYVAFAVNNIFTIAWTFVWIHEMIQVALAMLAASVISLYLSLYCSFKNLYKFLNLLYKEDLGTDVWLMRILVQNGLSFYATWSTFATLLNFAIVLNDSGGINKNMAGTITLGIAALFMLLWFMLDCIILDKYVRYTFSPYVVLIVAFTGIMVQHFDLSLHPRNSILTCVLLVLSALMLLCKFITVTWLHSHQPIIIKAPIYALPTTHNMN; encoded by the exons GCAAGATGAGGCAAAACTACATTCGTCTTTTCGCCATTGTGTTTGCGACATTGATGTTCATTCTCTCAGTAATCATCGCAACATTAGCTGGGAATCCAAAGATTCACTGTG GACTTTTTAATCAAACAATTGCAGATGTGTCAAGAAAATATTCCTCCAGCATCACTCCTGCCTCTCAGACTTTCTTCATTTGGTCCATAATCTACCTGTGGCAAGTCGTATGGCTGCTCTACGGAATGTCTTTGATCTGTCGGAGACGTTCCCACCACTACCTCTATGTCTTCCCACCAATCCTGTCAACAACCTTCTATGTTGCTTTCGCTGTCAACAACATATTCACAATTGCCTGGACTTTTGTTTGGATTCATGAGATGATACAAGTGGCCCTTGCCATGCTTGCCGCTTCTGTaatctccctctatctatccctTTATTGTTCCTTCAAAAACCTTTACAAGTTCCTCAACTTACTTTACAAAGAAGA TCTTGGCACTGATGTCTGGTTGATGCGTATCCTGGTCCAGAATGGATTGTCTTTCTACGCAACTTGGAGTACTTTCGCCACACTGCTCAACTTTGCCATTGTACTCAATGACAGTGGTGGCATCAATAAAAATATGGCTGGAACAATTACACTTGGAATTGCGGCTCTCTTCATGCTGCTGTGGTTCATGCTTGATTGCATAATTCTTGACAAATATGTCCGCTATACATTCTCACCGTACGTTGTGCTGATCGTAGCCTTCACCGGAATAATGGTGCAGCACTTTGACCTGTCTCTCCATCCAAGGAATTCCATCTTGACGTGTGTTCTGCTGGTCCTGTCGGCTCTGATGCTTCTCTGTAAGTTCATCACAGTCACATGGCTCCACTCGCACCAACCGATCATCATAAAAGCACCGATATACGCTCTGCCGACAACTCATAACATGAATTGA